Genomic DNA from Sphingobium sp. WTD-1:
AGCATGTGCGACGCGGCGGTGGTCTGCGTGCCTTCGGTGCAGAACAAATCCTTCATGCCGATCGGTACACCGGAGAGCGCGCCCAGCGTCTCGCCAGCCGCCTTGGCCTTGTCGGCGGCATCGGCCGCTTCCAGCGCCTTTTCGGGCGTTTCCACGATGAAGGCGTTCAGCGCCTTGGCAGCGGCGACGTTGGCATTAAAGCCCTCGGCCACTTCGCGCGCCGAAAAATCGCCCGCGCGGAAGCCGTCGCGGATTTCCGCGACCGTCAGATCAGTCAGATTGGTCATTATTCGATCACCTTGGGCACCGCGAAGAAGCCATGTTCGGCTTGCGGCGCATTGGCCAGCACCTTGTCACGCACATTGCCGTCAGTGACGACATCGTCGCGCAGGCGTTGATGGTTGGGGATGACGGCCGTCATCGGCTGCACGCCGGTCACGTCCACTTCGCCCAGCTGTTCCACCCAGCCAAGGATATTGTTGAGTTCGGGCACCATGGCTTCCGCTTCCGCATCCGTCACCGAAATGCGCGAAAGGCTGGCGATCTTTTTCACGGTCTGAAGGTCTATCGACATGGGCCAAGCCGCTAGCACCCGCACCAGTCCGCTTCAAGTGTCCTGCTG
This window encodes:
- the gatC gene encoding Asp-tRNA(Asn)/Glu-tRNA(Gln) amidotransferase subunit GatC, which encodes MSIDLQTVKKIASLSRISVTDAEAEAMVPELNNILGWVEQLGEVDVTGVQPMTAVIPNHQRLRDDVVTDGNVRDKVLANAPQAEHGFFAVPKVIE